A single region of the Drosophila takahashii strain IR98-3 E-12201 chromosome 2R, DtakHiC1v2, whole genome shotgun sequence genome encodes:
- the mbl gene encoding polyglutamine-repeat protein pqn-41 isoform X4 yields MANVVNMNSLLNGKDSRWLQLEVCREFQRNKCSRQDTECKFAHPPANVEVQNGKVTACYDSIKGRCNRDKPPCKYFHPPQHLKDQLLINGRNHLALKNALMQQMGIAPGQPVISGQVPTVATNPYLTGIPANSYSPYYTTGHLVPTLLGPDPSAVASQLGPVVPQTVQVAQQKIPRSDRLETSPLTAHHHQQQQQLQHQLNNINNNNNHSTAGAAATSTTATTTTNNAAAAAAAAAAAAAAAAGLMGHHHHHTHTLEVGKKRAADTTDMFPLMDVKTVGSFYYENFQFSGMVPFKRPAAEKSGIPVYQPGATAYQQLMQPYVPVSCEYPQQQQQPPQQQQQLHQQQQQNVLLQQQLQLSSAITTTTTTATASNNMINNINNKSIINAVIATTNNITPSSAIATATTTASSSTSLASSATTTTTVTAIATTNPNDSDHDQDSDNNPELDKDHNRDHDSATADGETVNADQDNQDNSDQTNLNLNPSPPNDCNTTRTISPNPENTAAATDTLDATPAAAATATPPNGNTPPPSSPSQGDSLLPLPNGLGDNNNYLSYINNNLNNGQLKSASNEESLNGDLESSNSSNPLATSATRNFAKQNGEGYSRYTINGHSTGILPTPTTSTSAPPVSYQSQVQAQVQAQAQAQVQMQRINYAMPAYSYGNLYSPYGGATSTMVSLPTATPTSYAQAQMQQQQQQQQQQQQQQAQVQAQVQAQAQAQAAYAQQAYAAYAAAAGLTPQATSAAGAYYTDPAALAKEVAQKNYAMKVASAAKPGGAASSAAAAYTGLTLNKSYVASPQAVQAQPQAVSMAALLQMQAQAQAQAQAQAQAQMRQLGSLPSSVPGTPVRSSPAGTTSQYQSAALLRAPSPMPYAQAQGYFYPGMMPTGATAYAMPQAQAAAAQQYAAAAAAAAAAAQAGTPGSAMVLNPYKKMKTS; encoded by the exons GGCCGCTGTAATCGTGATAAACCGCCgtgcaaatattttcatcCACCACAGCATCTGAAGGATCAGTTATTGATAAATGGACGCAATCATTTGGCCCTCAAGAATGCACTGATGCAACAGATGGGCATCGCGCCCGGCCAGCCGGTCATATCGGGCCAAGTGCCAACCGTG GCCACAAATCCCTATCTGACCGGCATTCCGGCCAACTCGTACAGTCCGTACTACACAACGGGACACCTGGTGCCCACCTTGCTGGGTCCGGATCCCTCGGCCGTGGCCTCCCAACTGGGACCCGTGGTGCCCCAAACAGTGCAGGTGGCCCAGCAGAAAATACCACGTTCCGACAGATTAGAG acCTCACCGCTGACGGCACACCatcaccagcaacagcaacaattgcAACACCAGCTgaacaacatcaacaacaacaacaaccacagcaCCGCCGGCGCAGCAGCCACctcgacaacagcaacaacaaccacaaacaacgccgctgccgccgccgccgctgctgccgccgccgctgccgccgccgccggttTAATgggccaccaccaccatcacACTCACACACTGGAAGTGGGCAAGAAGCGGGCGGCGGACACAACCGATATGTTTCCActg ATGGATGTTAAAACGGTTGGTTCATTTTACTATGAAAACTTC cAATTCTCTGGCATGGTTCCGTTCAAACGTCCAGCTGCCGAAAAGTCTGGCATTCCAGTTTATCAGCCCGGTGCGACCGCCTATCAGCAGTTAATGCAGCCCTATGTGCCAGTCTCATGTGAGTatccccaacaacaacaacaaccaccacaacaacaacaacaactacatcaacaacaacaacaaaatgtactactacaacaacaactacaattaAGTAGCgccataacaacaacaactacaacagcaacagccagTAATAATatgattaataatattaataataaaagtatCATAAACGCTGTAATTGCTACTACCAATAATATAACACCATCATcagcaatagcaacagcaacaacaacagcatcatcatcaacgtCATTAGCAtcatcagcaacaacaacaacaacagtaacAGCCATTGCTACTACTAATCCTAACGATAGTGATCATGATCAAGATTCCGATAACAATCCAGAACTCGATAAAGATCACAATCGCGATCACGATAGTGCTACTGCTGATGGTGAAACTGTTAATGCGGATCAAGATAATCAAGACAATAGTGACCAAACGAATCTGAATCTAAATCCAAGTCCCCCTAACGATTGTAATACAACACGAACAATCTCACCAAACCCAGAaaacacagcagcagcaacagataCATTAGATGCAAcccccgcagcagcagcaactgccacgccccccaatGGCAATACACCGCCCCCTAGTTCCCCCTCGCAGGGCGATAGTCTTCTGCCCCTGCCCAATGGCCTGGGCGATAATAACAACTACTTGTCCTATATCAATAACAATCTGAATAATGGCCAGCTCAAGTCGGCTAGTAACGAAGAATCCCTGAATGGCGATTTAGAGAGTAGCAATAGCAGCAACCCACTAGCAACATCGGCTACACGCAACTTTGCCAAGCAGAACGGCGAGGGTTATTCGAGATATACGATTAATGGTCATAGTACTGGTATCTTGCCAACACCCACCACCTCAACTTCTGCTCCCCCAGTTAGCTATCAATCCCAGGTGCAGGCCCAAGTTCAAGCCCAAGCTCAGGCTCAAGTTCAGATGCAGCGCATCAACTATGCCATGCCCGCCTACAGCTATGGCAATCTGTACTCGCCCTATGGCGGAGCCACCTCCACCATGGTCAGTCTGcccactgccacgcccacgtCCTACGCCCAGGCTcaaatgcagcagcaacagcagcagcaacaacagcagcagcagcaacaggctcAGGTTCAGGCCCAAGTTCAGGCTCAGGCTCAAGCCCAAGCTGCCTATGCCCAGCAGGCCTATGCCGCCTATGCTGCGGCAGCTGGCCTGACTCCCCAGGCCACCTCAGCAGCTGGTGCCTACTACACCGATCCCGCTGCCTTGGCCAAGGAGGTGGCCCAAAAGAACTATGCCATGAAGGTGGCCAGTGCCGCCAAGCCAGGAGGAGCTGCCTCCTCCGCAGCAGCTGCCTATACGGGTTTAACCTTGAACAAAAGCTATGTGGCTAGTCCACAGGCTGTTCAGGCACAACCTCAAGCCGTTTCCATGGCAGCTCTTCTACAAATGCAGGCTCAAGCACAGGCTCAAGCCCAAGCTCAAGCCCAGGCTCAAATGCGTCAGTTGGGTTCCCTGCCGAGCTCCGTGCCTGGCACTCCAGTGCGTTCGTCACCAGCTGGAACGACCAGTCAATATCAGTCAGCTGCCCTGCTAAGAGCACCCTCACCCATGCCATATGCCCAGGCCCAGGGATACTTCTATCCCGGCATGATGCCCACCGGAGCCACAGCCTATGCCATGCCACAAGCCCAGGCTGCTGCGGCACAGCAATATGCTGCAGctgcggcagcagcggcagcagccgcTCAGGCAGGAACTCCAGGCAGTGCCATGGTCCTGAACCCCTACAAGAAGATGAAGACCTCTTAG